The Lycium barbarum isolate Lr01 chromosome 10, ASM1917538v2, whole genome shotgun sequence genome includes a region encoding these proteins:
- the LOC132614133 gene encoding probable inactive receptor kinase At1g48480, with the protein MSSKILIFFTILVSIFILTTSDIVSDRATLLSIRSVLRGRSLLWNITSPTCSWPGVICSPDKSSVLELHLPGMGLSGQIPHGLFSNLTKLNFISLRYNSLSGVIPNDLFTPLHDLKNLYLQHNLFTGKIPDSIFNLSNLVRVNLAHNNFSGLIPEDFNKLRGLGTLYLQDNGFSGQIPDLNLPGLVQFNVSDNQLNGSIPSKLSGQPKDAFLGTLLCGKPLDSCNGEVDNGKKKKLSGGAIAGIVIGCVVGLVLLLLLLFFCCCRKKSDNQETRSAGVNNKQVEVEIPEEKGVESTNGGGKDGFLGSAIAAIGVGGGKDKGKAEAVLGDGKSLVFFGKTAKNFNLDDLLKASAEVLGKGTFGTAYKAALESGITLVVKRLRDVTVPEKEFREKIEDVGQMNHENLVPLRAYYYSRDEKLLVYDYVPMGSLSALLHGNKGAGRTPLNWETRAGIALGAAQGISYLHAQGPSVSHGNIKSSNILLTKSYEARVSDFGLAQLVGPSSTPNRVAGYRAPEVTDPRKVSQKADVYSFGVLLLELLTGKAPTHSVMNEEGVDLPRWVQSVVREEWTAEVFDLELLRYQNVEEDMVQLLQLAVDCTAQYPDRRPSMTEVTSRVEELCRSSFNDSGGDIIDNAEVQTA; encoded by the exons ATGAgctcaaaaatcttgatttttttcACTATTTTAGTTTcaattttcattcttacaacCTCAGACATTGTCTCAGACCGTGCTACATTATTATCTATTCGATCTGTTTTACGTGGTCGTTCACTTTTATGGAATATTACAAGTCCGACATGTTCTTGGCCTGGAGTTATTTGTTCACCTGATAAATCATCAGTTCTTGAACTTCATTTACCTGGTATGGGACTTTCAGGTCAAATCCCACATGGTTTATTCTCAAATCTTACTAAGTTAAATTTCATTAGTTTAAGGTACAATTCACTTTCAGGTGTAATACCAAATGATTTGTTTACACCACTTCATGATTTAAAGAACTTGTACCTTCAACATAATTTGTTTACAGGGAAAATTCCTGATTCTATTTTTAATTTGAGTAATCTTGTAAGGGTCAATCTTGCTCATAACAATTTTTCAGGGTTAATCCCTGAAGATTTTAATAAGTTGAGGGGTTTAGGTACACTTTATTTGCAAGATAATGGATTTTCAGGTCAAATACCTGATCTGAATTTACCTGGTTTGGTTCAGTTTAATGTGTCTGATAATCAGTTAAATGGTTCAATTCCTAGTAAACTTTCAGGTCAACCTAAAGATGCATTTTTGGGTACTTTACTTTGTGGGAAACCACTTGATTCATGTAATGGTGAGGTAGATAATGGGAAAAAAAAGAAACTTTCTGGTGGAGCAATTGCTGGTATTGTAATTGGTtgtgttgttggtttggttttgCTTCTTTTGTTGTTATTCTTTTGTTGTTGTAGAAAAAAGAGTGATAATCAAGAAACAAGATCTGCTGGTGTTAATAATAAACAAGTGGAAGTTGAAATTCCTGAAGAAAAAGGTGTTGAGAGTACTAATGGTGGTGGAAAAGATGGGTTTTTGGGTAGTGCAATTGCAGCTATTGGAGTTGGTGGGGGTAAAGATAAAGGAAAAGCTGAGGCTGTTTTAGGTGATGGAAAAAGTTTGGTGTTTTTTGGTAAAACGGCTAAGAATTTCAATTTGGATGATTTGTTGAAAGCTTCTGCTGAAGTTTTGGGCAAAGGGACATTTGGTACTGCTTATAAGGCTGCTTTGGAATCTGGTATTACATTGGTCGTGAAAAGATTGAGGGATGTAACTGTACCTGAGAAAGAGTTTAGGGAGAAAATTGAAGATGTTGGGCAAATGAATCATGAGAATTTGGTTCCTTTGAGAGCTTATTACTATAGCAGAGATGAGAAGCTTCTGGTTTATGATTATGTCCCAATGGGAAGCCTTTCTGCACTTTTACatg GCAACAAAGGAGCAGGTAGGACACCATTGAACTGGGAAACAAGGGCCGGCATTGCCCTTGGAGCTGCACAAGGGATTTCCTACCTTCACGCACAAGGCCCCTCGGTTTCACATGGCAACATTAAGTCATCCAATATCCTCCTCACCAAATCCTATGAGGCCCGTGTTTCAGATTTCGGGCTTGCTCAACTTGTCGGTCCGTCATCAACTCCCAACCGCGTTGCAGGTTACAGGGCACCAGAGGTAACCGACCCTCGTAAAGTCTCCCAAAAAGCTGATGTCTACAGTTTCGGAGTCTTGTTGTTGGAACTCTTAACGGGGAAGGCTCCCACGCATTCAGTTATGAATGAAGAAGGTGTTGACTTACCAAGATGGGTTCAATCGGTTGTACGAGAGGAATGGACAGCTGAAGTATTTGACCTTGAACTCCTTAGGTACCAAAACGTCGAGGAGGATATGGTCCAACTCTTGCAACTTGCAGTTGATTGCACTGCTCAGTACCCTGATAGACGCCCTTCAATGACCGAGGTCACTAGCCGGGTTGAAGAACTCTGCCGTTCTAGCTTCAACGATTCTGGAGGCGACATAATTGACAATGCAGAAGTGCAAACTGcatga